In the genome of Campylobacter concisus, one region contains:
- the pbpC gene encoding penicillin-binding protein 1C, with amino-acid sequence MKKFKFIKFLALFLALMVAIFLILDQIYPLNLDALKKDEAKILLDRNGNIINMKLSSDGIWRFHEQSFPNSLKQCVVLFEDRYFYYHFGVNFASIFRAFFHNLRSDNRIGASTITMQVARMLEPSDRSYKNKIKEIFRAFQLELHFSKDEILNFYLNLAPYGGNIEGAKAASFFYFGKELNELSYAQAALLSTIPKNPNKNRLDRVSNINALKNRVIKMLYKANLIDLSAFKRAQAEPFKNVRAKAIVTAEDYANVAFKNQISKASLDLNLQKDMLKILKDAMFSLKAKNANNAAAVVIDNKKMSVVAFIGSHDEHARDGKNSALNMKRNTGSTLKPFIYSLALDSGLITPNSQLIDTQIYIKEYAPKNFSNDFLGIVSAKDALNFSLNIPVINLNLKLKDNSLYELLEKVNLVDEDKEYYGASITLGSAEMSLLDLAHLYTIYANDGIYRPLEFAGKNYKNEEKNVTLISPQSAYLTAKMLSEASRSYLKNAWQYAQNTPKIAFKTGTSANSRDLYAIGVDENYTIAIWIGNFNASKTDKLTGLNDVSKSLFDMFKIIAQKEKLRFISEPDGIEKLPTCLDAFNYEKCKKMALDDRIKGVDLKDKCESLRGEELNFLVKNELLDKDEIQTSPCAEIFKDKKPVFAYPYDGEEIVTDENITQVMVKCYAFLGDEIYLKIDDLNFSKIENASEKKFDLTLGEHSIKCLDQNSNQSEITIKIRR; translated from the coding sequence ATGAAAAAGTTTAAATTTATAAAATTTCTTGCCCTATTTTTGGCTCTAATGGTTGCTATTTTTTTGATACTTGATCAAATTTATCCACTAAATTTAGATGCACTCAAAAAAGACGAAGCCAAAATTTTGCTTGATAGAAATGGCAACATTATAAATATGAAGCTTAGTAGCGATGGAATTTGGAGATTTCACGAGCAAAGCTTCCCAAACTCGCTAAAACAATGCGTCGTGCTCTTTGAGGATAGGTACTTTTACTACCATTTTGGCGTAAATTTTGCCTCTATTTTTAGAGCATTTTTTCACAATCTAAGAAGCGACAACCGCATAGGCGCTAGCACTATCACGATGCAAGTAGCTAGGATGCTTGAGCCAAGTGATAGGAGCTATAAAAATAAGATAAAAGAAATTTTTAGAGCTTTTCAGCTAGAGCTTCACTTTAGCAAGGATGAAATTTTAAATTTTTATCTAAATTTGGCCCCATACGGCGGCAACATCGAGGGTGCAAAGGCGGCTAGCTTTTTTTATTTCGGCAAAGAGCTAAACGAGCTTAGCTATGCTCAGGCCGCACTTTTAAGCACGATACCAAAAAATCCAAATAAAAATAGACTAGACCGCGTCTCAAACATAAATGCCTTAAAAAATAGGGTCATAAAGATGCTTTACAAGGCAAATTTAATCGATCTTAGCGCCTTTAAAAGAGCGCAGGCTGAGCCATTTAAAAATGTAAGAGCAAAAGCTATCGTAACTGCGGAAGATTATGCAAATGTCGCTTTTAAAAACCAAATTTCAAAGGCGAGTTTGGATCTAAATTTACAAAAAGATATGCTTAAAATTTTAAAAGATGCGATGTTTTCGCTAAAGGCAAAAAATGCAAACAATGCCGCTGCAGTAGTCATTGATAACAAAAAAATGAGCGTTGTTGCCTTCATAGGCTCTCATGATGAGCACGCGCGTGATGGCAAAAACTCAGCCCTAAATATGAAGCGAAATACCGGCAGCACGCTAAAGCCTTTTATCTACTCGCTTGCGCTTGATAGCGGGCTTATCACGCCAAATTCGCAGTTAATTGATACGCAAATTTATATAAAAGAGTATGCCCCAAAGAATTTTAGTAATGATTTTTTAGGTATCGTAAGCGCGAAAGATGCTCTAAATTTCAGCCTAAATATTCCGGTTATAAATTTAAACTTAAAACTAAAAGACAATTCGCTTTACGAACTACTTGAAAAGGTAAATTTAGTAGATGAAGATAAAGAGTATTATGGAGCTTCTATAACGCTTGGAAGTGCTGAAATGAGCCTGCTTGATCTTGCTCATCTTTATACTATTTATGCAAATGACGGCATTTATAGGCCGCTTGAGTTTGCTGGCAAAAACTACAAAAATGAGGAGAAAAATGTAACTCTCATCTCGCCTCAAAGTGCCTATTTGACTGCTAAAATGCTAAGTGAAGCCTCAAGATCGTATCTAAAAAATGCTTGGCAGTACGCCCAAAATACGCCAAAGATTGCTTTTAAAACTGGCACAAGCGCAAACTCACGTGATCTTTACGCCATAGGCGTTGATGAAAATTACACAATTGCTATTTGGATTGGAAATTTTAATGCCAGTAAAACCGATAAATTAACAGGACTAAATGACGTATCAAAGAGTCTTTTTGATATGTTTAAGATAATCGCTCAAAAAGAGAAGTTAAGATTTATAAGTGAGCCAGATGGCATAGAAAAGCTGCCAACCTGCCTTGATGCCTTTAACTATGAAAAGTGTAAAAAAATGGCGCTTGATGATAGGATAAAGGGTGTAGATTTAAAGGATAAGTGCGAAAGTTTAAGAGGCGAAGAGCTTAATTTTTTGGTTAAAAATGAGCTTTTGGATAAAGATGAGATACAAACAAGTCCTTGTGCTGAAATTTTTAAAGACAAAAAGCCAGTTTTTGCCTATCCGTATGACGGTGAAGAGATAGTGACAGATGAAAATATCACACAAGTTATGGTAAAATGCTACGCGTTTTTAGGCGATGAAATTTACCTAAAAATAGATGATTTGAACTTTTCTAAGATAGAAAACGCAAGCGAAAAAAAGTTTGATCTAACTCTTGGCGAGCACAGCATAAAATGCCTTGATCAAAACTCAAATCAAAGTGAAATAACAATAAAAATAAGGAGATAA